The DNA window ATGTCCACGATACTTCTCCTTGAGATCTGATACTCTCCGTCCTCGCTCGACACGCCCCGCCAGCACGTTTTGTCTCGCGGCCCGCTTCATGACGCATTTGCCTCGTCGCTCGTACTagcctcgacctgctcccGTTAAACTCTTCAACGCCCGCCATTCCAAGGCCCAAAACCTCGTTAAACCGCCAACATGTCTCTCATCAATGTCCGTCGCGATGTCAGCGACAACTTCTATCGCTACAAGATGGAGCGTCTGCAGACCAAGATTGAGGGCAAGGGTAACGGTATCAAaaccgtcgtcgtcaattTGCCCAGCGTTGCCGCCTCCCTggcacgcccgccctccTACATCAACAAGTACTTCGGCTTTGAGCTGGGCGCCATGACCAACGACCAGCCCAAGGATGACCGTTGGATCATCAACGGCGCTCACGAGGCTGGCAAGCTCCAGGATCATCTCGATGGCTTCATCAACAAGTTTGTGCTTTGCAAGAAGTGCAAGAACCCCGAGACCGACGTCCACATCATTGGCAACGACCGCATTCTCCTTGACTGCAAGGCCTGCGGCCAGCGCACCGAGGTCGATCTTCGCCTTAAGCTCAGTGGCTACATTCTCAAGAACCAAGCGACCAAAAAGGGCAAGAACAAGGCcgagcgtcgcgccgccaagaGGGCTAAGCAGCAgaacggcaacggcaccaagGAGAACGGCAATGGCAGCGGTGGCGAAGATGGCTCCGAGCATGGCTCCAATGAGGCTGAGGagaacggcgacgccgctggTAGCGACGATGAGTTTAACAAGGTCCAGGCGGCTGCCCCTGAGGCGGATATCGAGGTCAAGGACGATGAGTGGGCCGTTGACATGAGCGAGGAGGCTGTCAAGGCTCGTCAGGCTCAGCTCCCTGGCGAGTTCAAGCAGAAGCTAAgccttggcgatgacgacgatgaggacggcgagggtggcggcaacACCGTCTACGACGAGCTTGGCAACTGGATTCAGCAGGAGACCGAGGAGAAGGGCGGCATTGACAAGGTCGACTCAATCAACATTTacctcaaggccaaggagctggagATCGAGGGCAAGCATCGCAcggtcctcgtcctcgcgcagACCCTATTTGACAAGAACATCTGTGCCCAGGTGCCGAAGCGTGCCAGCATGCTGAAGCAG is part of the Purpureocillium takamizusanense chromosome 7, complete sequence genome and encodes:
- the TIF5 gene encoding eukaryotic translation initiation factor 5 (COG:J~EggNog:ENOG503NUY5~BUSCO:EOG09262M7B) produces the protein MSLINVRRDVSDNFYRYKMERLQTKIEGKGNGIKTVVVNLPSVAASLARPPSYINKYFGFELGAMTNDQPKDDRWIINGAHEAGKLQDHLDGFINKFVLCKKCKNPETDVHIIGNDRILLDCKACGQRTEVDLRLKLSGYILKNQATKKGKNKAERRAAKRAKQQNGNGTKENGNGSGGEDGSEHGSNEAEENGDAAGSDDEFNKVQAAAPEADIEVKDDEWAVDMSEEAVKARQAQLPGEFKQKLSLGDDDDEDGEGGGNTVYDELGNWIQQETEEKGGIDKVDSINIYLKAKELEIEGKHRTVLVLAQTLFDKNICAQVPKRASMLKQIISSERHEKALLGGTERLIGALAADNADMYQQIVKILQLYYHYDLVSEEVVTKWGSKASKKYVDLSTSRKIRKAAEPFLKWLEEADEEESSEEED